A section of the Clostridium felsineum DSM 794 genome encodes:
- a CDS encoding molybdopterin molybdotransferase MoeA gives MISKEEALNLILNTVKPIGTETVSLENSLDMVLADDIYSKDYLPPFNKSAMDGYAIKSSDTTKENLTFNIIKTIKAGDFFNGVVHNGEAYKIMTGAPVPAGADCVIQIEKVKVNGSKLTVPENLSEGLNIIKKGEEIEVGQIALKKNQCIRPMEIGMLASLGYSSVNVYKKPVVCLIITGDELVDITNNLTLGKIRNSNEHTLKALIAKTGAKSLSYGIIKDEKEVLKNSIKNALEASDIIITSGGASVGDYDFTSQVLGELNCEELFSSVAIKPGKPISFWKFNNKYIFSLPGNPLSALITFEEFIKPAIEKIMNKYNKKELFPVMLGDCFKGKTGRDKYILVRIENKNGKNIAYKIGSQSSNALMTSTKANGVVILPKESNKANVGEFLYGKYLF, from the coding sequence ATGATTTCAAAAGAAGAAGCTTTAAACTTAATTTTAAATACTGTAAAACCTATAGGAACAGAAACTGTCTCTTTAGAAAACTCATTAGATATGGTTTTAGCAGATGATATATATTCAAAGGATTATTTGCCTCCCTTTAATAAATCAGCCATGGATGGATACGCAATAAAAAGTTCTGACACTACAAAAGAGAATTTAACCTTTAATATAATTAAAACAATAAAGGCTGGCGATTTTTTTAATGGAGTTGTCCATAATGGTGAAGCCTATAAAATCATGACAGGTGCCCCTGTTCCAGCAGGCGCAGATTGTGTTATACAAATCGAAAAGGTTAAAGTAAATGGTTCTAAACTTACTGTACCTGAAAATTTATCAGAAGGTCTAAACATAATAAAAAAAGGTGAGGAAATAGAAGTAGGACAAATTGCTTTAAAGAAAAATCAATGTATTAGGCCAATGGAAATTGGAATGCTTGCATCTTTAGGTTATAGCTCAGTAAATGTATATAAAAAGCCCGTAGTATGCCTTATTATAACTGGTGATGAATTAGTTGATATAACTAACAATCTTACCTTAGGAAAAATAAGAAATAGTAACGAACATACTTTAAAAGCACTAATAGCAAAAACAGGTGCTAAAAGCTTATCCTATGGGATTATTAAGGATGAAAAAGAAGTACTAAAAAATAGTATAAAAAACGCTCTTGAAGCTTCAGATATTATAATAACTTCAGGTGGCGCTTCTGTTGGAGATTATGATTTTACTTCTCAGGTCTTAGGAGAACTTAATTGTGAAGAACTATTTTCCTCAGTAGCAATTAAACCAGGAAAACCAATAAGCTTTTGGAAATTTAATAATAAATACATTTTTAGTCTACCTGGCAACCCATTATCAGCATTAATAACCTTTGAGGAATTTATAAAACCTGCTATAGAAAAAATAATGAATAAATACAATAAAAAAGAACTTTTTCCTGTAATGTTAGGTGATTGTTTCAAAGGAAAAACCGGAAGAGATAAATACATACTTGTAAGAATTGAAAATAAAAACGGAAAAAATATTGCCTACAAAATTGGCTCTCAAAGTTCTAATGCATTAATGACTTCAACAAAGGCCAATGGTGTAGTAATACTGCCAAAAGAAAGTAATAAAGCTAATG